GACTTCAGTCAGTCCTAGAAGGCCGGCCTCTCTGGCCATCTTATTGCAAAGTTCATAGTTGAACCACCGAGGCTCTTTGAGACTCCAGATAATGGGGCCAGCAACGCCCCAATACTTGAACCCAGCCTTAGGCGCCCATTCGAACGTCTCCAGTATCTCATCCTTACCCGGCCCTCTTAAAGCGCAAGTTGTACACGATAGTATCATCTCGCTCATTTATCACTCTCCTGTTAGTGTGTATTTTCAAAAATCTTACTCTTAATCTCCTGCTGTAAGGCAGGGCTTGCCCTTCCCTCCGGAGGGCGCAGCAAGCGGCGCCCCTACAAAGAAACAAAGTCGTACCCCTAAACTTCCAAGCCGTATCGAAGGACGGAGAAGGTTAGCCTTCAGTTAGATTAAAAAAATTGCAACTCTCCCCATCACCCATCACCCATCACCTCTCCGCTACTCCCTCATTGGCGGGACATCTGGCAGGATGCGGCGCATTCTTTCGAAGGTGTCATCGCATTCTGCGGTGTCCAGGGGGAGGTCGATACGCGTTTGGTTTAGGGCGCTCAGACAAAGACCTTCTAAAATCTCATAACCATGATAGCTTATCTCGACATTGCATGGGTGAACTTTGCTATCGTCATCTAACCAATCTGCAAGATCGCGTAGATAGGGGGCTTGGAGGCCTTCTCGCTCCTGAACCTTCCACGGATCGCCTATTCCGCTCAATAACTCACCCTTTGATGACTTGGTAAAAGCAGCCCATCGTCCGTCGGTTTCTGCCCAGGCATAGCCATGAGTGCCGTGGACCATCAGGCGGTTATCCAGCCAAAAGTTCTCTCGCCCAGTATGGGAAGGTGCGATATATCCGCATTCGATATAACCTCTCACCCCGTTTGTAAAGCAAGCTTCTCCTAAAATGTAGTCAGGGGCCGGATGCGAATCGCTCAGTTTTGTCTTCCCATGCACATGACCTACCACCCATTTCGCCTTTGCTCCTTGGTTGATCCACATGCTGTAATCCATAAAGTGTGTGCCGAGTTGGGAGAGCCATGCCCAAGTGGTAGCGTGCATATTAACCACATCGCCGATATCACCGCTCCAAACAAACTCTTTAAGCTTCTGCATCGAGGGGAGGTACTTCTGCTGATGACTGACGATAGCTTTGATACCGTTCTTAACGCAAAGGTCAGTAATGGTCTTGGCTTCCCTCAAACTCGTAGCCATTGGCTTTTCGAAGGCAAGCCCTTTCACCCCATATTTTGCGGCTAACTCCACCATCTCAAGGCGGACACTGGGCGGAGTTA
Above is a window of bacterium DNA encoding:
- a CDS encoding Gfo/Idh/MocA family oxidoreductase; translation: MKRYRVAQVGVGARGGRHIEGFLRNPDRFELVALSAKTRDNIDLVAKEYGIANTYTDAEQMLKEMQPDVLCFVTPPSVRLEMVELAAKYGVKGLAFEKPMATSLREAKTITDLCVKNGIKAIVSHQQKYLPSMQKLKEFVWSGDIGDVVNMHATTWAWLSQLGTHFMDYSMWINQGAKAKWVVGHVHGKTKLSDSHPAPDYILGEACFTNGVRGYIECGYIAPSHTGRENFWLDNRLMVHGTHGYAWAETDGRWAAFTKSSKGELLSGIGDPWKVQEREGLQAPYLRDLADWLDDDSKVHPCNVEISYHGYEILEGLCLSALNQTRIDLPLDTAECDDTFERMRRILPDVPPMRE